The Roseovarius sp. EL26 genome has a window encoding:
- the ispH gene encoding 4-hydroxy-3-methylbut-2-enyl diphosphate reductase, translating into MTKPSLRLYLAAPRGFCAGVDRAIKIVEIALQKWGAPVYVRHEIVHNKYVVDDLRAKGAVFVEELDECPSDRPVIFSAHGVPKSVPFEASRREMAFVDATCPLVSKVHIEAERHYDAGLQIIMIGHDGHPETIGTMGQLPDGEVLLVETVDDVAAVTVRDPDKLAFVTQTTLSVDDTKGIVAALEARFPSIRGPHKEDICYATTNRQEAVKAIAEKADAMLVVGAPNSSNSRRLVEVGSKAGCCYSQLVQRACDIDWRALEGITSIGITAGASAPEILVDEVIDALKSRYDVQIEQIETAKESVHFKVPRVLRETA; encoded by the coding sequence ATGACGAAACCATCGCTCAGGCTATATCTGGCCGCGCCACGTGGCTTTTGTGCCGGTGTTGACCGCGCCATCAAAATTGTAGAGATCGCCCTGCAAAAATGGGGCGCACCGGTCTATGTCCGCCACGAGATCGTGCACAACAAATATGTGGTCGATGATTTGCGTGCCAAAGGCGCAGTCTTTGTCGAAGAGCTGGATGAATGCCCCAGCGATCGCCCGGTGATCTTTTCCGCCCATGGCGTGCCCAAATCGGTCCCTTTTGAGGCCAGCCGTCGCGAGATGGCTTTTGTCGATGCCACCTGCCCGTTGGTTTCCAAGGTACATATCGAGGCCGAGCGCCACTATGACGCTGGGCTACAGATCATCATGATCGGTCATGACGGCCACCCCGAAACCATCGGCACCATGGGGCAGCTTCCGGATGGCGAGGTTCTGTTGGTTGAGACCGTCGATGATGTTGCCGCCGTTACCGTGCGCGACCCTGACAAGCTGGCTTTTGTGACGCAAACGACCTTGTCAGTTGATGATACAAAAGGCATCGTTGCCGCGCTTGAGGCTCGCTTTCCCAGCATTCGCGGCCCCCACAAAGAAGATATTTGCTACGCCACCACAAACCGGCAAGAGGCGGTCAAAGCCATAGCGGAAAAGGCTGATGCAATGCTGGTTGTTGGTGCGCCAAACTCGTCCAACTCGCGCCGTCTGGTGGAGGTCGGTTCCAAGGCGGGTTGTTGCTATTCGCAACTGGTGCAACGCGCCTGTGATATCGACTGGCGCGCGCTTGAGGGCATCACTAGCATCGGCATCACCGCAGGTGCATCTGCCCCCGAAATCCTGGTGGACGAAGTTATCGATGCGTTGAAATCCCGCTATGATGTGCAGATCGAACAGATCGAAACCGCCAAGGAAAGTGTGCATTTCAAAGTGCCGCGCGTATTGAGGGAAACCGCATGA
- a CDS encoding trimeric intracellular cation channel family protein, with protein MTTLAFLDYASVLVFALTGALVASRAQLDLIGFAFIACLTAVGGGTIRDVLLNRDPVFWIGNPNYIMIACAAALLIFFTAPLVESRYRWLLWLDSFAFAIAVPAGVVLAIDMQQPALIVVLMGILTGCMGGLLRDVVCNEVPLVLKQGELYVTAALTGALVGFWVNVATGDIKLVMISCAGATWILRAGSLAFGWQLPTYRSRPPRM; from the coding sequence ATGACCACGCTGGCGTTTCTGGACTACGCCTCGGTTCTGGTATTTGCGCTGACCGGCGCACTGGTCGCCAGCCGCGCGCAACTGGACCTGATCGGCTTTGCCTTTATCGCCTGCCTCACGGCGGTGGGCGGCGGCACAATCCGCGATGTATTATTGAATCGGGATCCGGTGTTTTGGATCGGCAATCCCAATTACATCATGATCGCCTGCGCCGCAGCCCTGTTGATTTTCTTTACTGCCCCCTTAGTCGAAAGCCGCTATCGCTGGTTGCTTTGGCTCGATAGCTTTGCCTTTGCCATCGCCGTGCCTGCAGGCGTTGTACTGGCGATTGACATGCAACAACCTGCTTTGATCGTGGTTTTGATGGGCATCCTGACCGGTTGCATGGGTGGCTTGTTACGCGATGTTGTGTGCAACGAAGTGCCATTGGTTCTCAAACAAGGGGAGCTTTACGTCACCGCCGCGCTCACGGGTGCACTTGTGGGGTTTTGGGTCAACGTCGCAACTGGGGATATCAAATTGGTCATGATATCATGCGCTGGAGCAACGTGGATCCTGCGCGCTGGGTCGCTCGCTTTCGGCTGGCAACTGCCAACCTACCGCAGCCGCCCGCCACGCATGTAA
- a CDS encoding NYN domain-containing protein → MFYKDERLALFIDGSNLYAAAKALGFDIDYKLLRTEFMRRGKLVRAFYYTALLENDEYSPIRPLVDWLNYNGFTMVTKPAKEYTDSQGRRKVKGNMDIELAVDAMELAPRVDHIVLFSGDGDFRPLIESLQRQGVRVSVVSTIRSQPPMISDDLRRQADNFIELEGLREVVGRPPRENQGEREVLFESHGT, encoded by the coding sequence ATGTTTTATAAAGACGAACGGCTGGCGCTGTTCATTGATGGATCAAACCTTTACGCGGCTGCAAAGGCACTGGGTTTTGACATCGACTACAAGCTTCTCCGGACAGAATTCATGCGTCGCGGCAAACTGGTACGCGCATTTTACTACACCGCTTTGCTTGAAAACGACGAATACTCTCCTATTCGCCCACTGGTTGATTGGCTGAACTACAATGGCTTCACAATGGTGACCAAACCAGCCAAAGAATACACTGACAGCCAAGGCAGACGCAAAGTCAAAGGCAACATGGATATCGAACTGGCGGTTGATGCGATGGAACTCGCACCACGTGTCGATCATATTGTGCTGTTTTCTGGTGATGGGGATTTCCGCCCACTGATCGAAAGCCTGCAACGCCAAGGCGTCCGCGTATCGGTTGTTTCAACCATTCGCAGCCAACCCCCAATGATCTCGGACGACCTGCGCCGTCAGGCGGACAATTTCATCGAGCTGGAAGGCTTACGCGAAGTTGTTGGGCGACCACCGCGTGAAAATCAAGGCGAAAGAGAAGTTCTGTTCGAAAGCCACGGCACTTAA
- the folK gene encoding 2-amino-4-hydroxy-6-hydroxymethyldihydropteridine diphosphokinase encodes MNDLQEFLIALGGNQDEIPENISKTIEMALFELESSGVVISKVSRFYRTSCFPKGAGPDFVNAAAQLHFGGTADEMLRRLHAVENAFGRKRLQRWGTRSLDLDLIAAGSLVLPNSKTQKHWRDLPLDEQMRQAPEELILPHPRLQDRAFVLVPLADVAPDWVHPMTGTTVAKMLSALPQDEISDVVPL; translated from the coding sequence ATGAATGATTTACAAGAATTCTTGATCGCTTTAGGTGGGAATCAAGACGAGATACCCGAAAATATAAGTAAAACCATTGAGATGGCGCTTTTTGAGCTCGAAAGTTCAGGTGTTGTTATTTCAAAGGTAAGCCGCTTTTACCGTACGTCATGTTTTCCAAAAGGTGCTGGCCCGGATTTTGTGAATGCAGCAGCGCAGCTGCATTTTGGTGGTACCGCGGATGAAATGCTAAGGCGGTTACATGCGGTTGAAAACGCATTTGGCCGCAAACGGCTGCAGCGATGGGGCACGCGGAGTTTGGATCTGGACTTGATTGCAGCCGGAAGTTTGGTTTTGCCAAATTCAAAAACGCAAAAGCACTGGCGTGATTTGCCACTGGACGAACAGATGCGGCAGGCACCCGAGGAATTGATCTTACCTCATCCGCGCCTTCAGGATCGCGCCTTTGTACTTGTTCCACTTGCGGATGTGGCCCCGGATTGGGTGCACCCCATGACTGGCACAACTGTGGCCAAGATGCTGTCTGCGCTGCCTCAAGACGAGATCTCAGATGTGGTTCCTTTGTGA
- a CDS encoding bifunctional 2-polyprenyl-6-hydroxyphenol methylase/3-demethylubiquinol 3-O-methyltransferase UbiG, with product MSSDPETVGIYNAKAAEYAELVTTDHNDPQLETFVSSLPKGSHILDLGCGPGFASAFMAQAGHHVTATDASAQMVAMAAKHTNVTAHVASFDDITGTNLYDGIWANFSLLHAPRPDMPCHLAALRQVLKPGGLFHIGMKTGTGMHRDALGRMYTYYTADELHGLLKLAGFTPFFSTTGRDKGLDGTLADWVTIAAHG from the coding sequence ATGAGCAGTGACCCTGAAACCGTCGGCATTTATAATGCCAAAGCTGCGGAATATGCTGAACTGGTGACGACAGATCATAATGATCCACAGCTTGAAACCTTTGTTTCCAGCCTGCCCAAGGGGTCACATATTCTTGACTTGGGTTGCGGCCCCGGATTTGCATCAGCTTTTATGGCGCAAGCGGGTCATCACGTCACAGCAACAGACGCGAGTGCCCAAATGGTTGCAATGGCAGCAAAGCACACTAATGTCACAGCCCACGTTGCCAGTTTTGACGACATCACCGGCACAAATCTGTATGATGGCATCTGGGCTAATTTCAGCCTGCTACATGCGCCACGTCCTGACATGCCTTGCCATTTGGCAGCACTTCGTCAGGTTCTGAAGCCCGGCGGATTGTTTCATATCGGTATGAAAACCGGTACCGGAATGCACCGCGATGCGCTTGGTCGAATGTACACCTATTACACCGCCGATGAATTACACGGCCTTTTGAAATTGGCAGGTTTCACCCCGTTTTTCAGCACCACGGGGCGCGACAAAGGCCTTGATGGAACACTGGCCGACTGGGTTACGATTGCTGCACATGGTTAA
- a CDS encoding GlsB/YeaQ/YmgE family stress response membrane protein — MSIIMLLIVGAAAGFLATRLMKMETGILPTVAIGMAGALVGGLVLRLLLSTLGALSGLVGAVLGAMLLIWLWKTYMS, encoded by the coding sequence ATGTCCATTATCATGCTGTTAATTGTTGGGGCGGCTGCCGGGTTTCTGGCCACGCGGCTGATGAAAATGGAAACCGGTATCTTGCCTACAGTTGCGATCGGTATGGCGGGGGCCTTGGTGGGTGGTTTAGTCTTGCGCCTGTTGCTGAGCACCCTTGGGGCATTGTCGGGATTGGTTGGCGCAGTGCTGGGTGCGATGTTGCTGATCTGGCTATGGAAAACCTACATGAGCTGA
- the rnhA gene encoding ribonuclease HI: MVKLYAYTDGACSGNPGPGGWGVLMRATKDGEIVKEREFSGGGADTTNNRMELMAAISALEALERSSTITIVTDSSYVKDGVTKWIHGWKKNGWKTAARKPVKNAELWQQLDAAQARHSVEWEWVKGHAGHPENERADELARAGMEPFKPHKVKK; encoded by the coding sequence ATGGTTAAGCTATACGCATACACAGATGGCGCCTGTTCCGGAAATCCCGGCCCGGGCGGTTGGGGCGTTTTAATGCGCGCCACAAAAGATGGCGAAATCGTTAAAGAACGAGAGTTCAGCGGTGGCGGGGCCGACACCACCAACAACCGGATGGAGCTGATGGCCGCCATCAGCGCGCTAGAGGCACTGGAGCGTTCCAGTACCATCACCATCGTGACCGACAGCTCTTACGTCAAAGACGGTGTCACTAAGTGGATCCACGGCTGGAAGAAAAACGGCTGGAAAACCGCCGCTAGGAAACCAGTCAAAAACGCCGAACTTTGGCAACAGCTAGACGCGGCTCAAGCCCGTCATTCGGTAGAATGGGAATGGGTTAAAGGCCACGCAGGTCACCCCGAAAATGAACGCGCTGACGAGCTGGCTCGTGCGGGCATGGAGCCATTCAAGCCACACAAGGTAAAGAAATGA
- the def gene encoding peptide deformylase, translating to MAVRRCLPWPDKRLRTKASPIDTITDEVRAVWQDMIDTMEAMPGVGMGAPQIGVMQRLAVVDASAERGQVVRMANPEVLHASAQLRPHEEASPNLVGVSAEIKRPRAVTVRFMNDQGEMEERDFVGLWATSVQHQVDHLNGRMYFDHLSKVKRDILLRKAKKMVS from the coding sequence ATGGCCGTGCGCAGGTGCTTGCCATGGCCGGATAAACGATTGCGGACCAAAGCGTCTCCGATCGATACGATTACGGATGAAGTGCGCGCAGTTTGGCAAGACATGATCGACACGATGGAGGCCATGCCCGGTGTGGGCATGGGCGCGCCGCAGATCGGAGTGATGCAGCGATTGGCGGTGGTTGATGCCAGTGCCGAACGTGGTCAGGTTGTGCGTATGGCCAACCCCGAGGTGTTGCATGCCAGCGCCCAATTGCGTCCGCATGAAGAGGCCAGCCCCAATCTGGTTGGTGTTTCAGCTGAAATTAAACGCCCACGTGCCGTGACTGTGCGATTTATGAACGATCAGGGTGAGATGGAAGAACGTGACTTTGTTGGGCTTTGGGCCACAAGCGTGCAGCACCAGGTCGACCATCTGAATGGCCGGATGTATTTTGATCACCTGAGCAAGGTGAAGCGCGATATCCTGCTGCGCAAGGCAAAGAAAATGGTGAGTTAA
- the def gene encoding peptide deformylase, giving the protein MILPILIHPDPRLKKLCAPVPDLTDELRKLADDMLETMYDAPGVGLAAPQIGVLQRLFVLDCAKDDTEDPQPMVMFNPEIVASSDELNVYEEGCLSIPEQYAEVTRPAEVDVLWMDRDGNEQKATFDRLWATCFQHELDHLNGKLFIDHLGPMKRQLITRKSQKYKREKARG; this is encoded by the coding sequence ATGATACTGCCTATTCTTATTCACCCCGACCCTCGCCTGAAAAAGCTTTGCGCCCCGGTTCCTGATCTGACAGATGAGCTGCGCAAGCTGGCCGATGATATGTTGGAAACCATGTATGACGCTCCCGGTGTAGGGTTGGCGGCGCCGCAGATAGGCGTTTTGCAACGCCTGTTTGTGCTTGATTGTGCCAAAGACGATACAGAAGATCCGCAACCGATGGTTATGTTCAATCCTGAGATTGTTGCGTCCTCGGACGAACTGAATGTTTATGAAGAGGGTTGCCTGTCTATCCCGGAACAATACGCCGAAGTGACCCGCCCGGCCGAAGTTGACGTGCTTTGGATGGATCGTGATGGGAACGAACAGAAAGCCACGTTTGACAGGTTGTGGGCGACGTGTTTTCAGCATGAGCTGGATCATTTGAATGGCAAGTTGTTCATTGACCATCTAGGGCCGATGAAACGACAGCTAATCACTCGCAAAAGCCAAAAATACAAACGCGAAAAGGCGCGCGGCTGA
- the fmt gene encoding methionyl-tRNA formyltransferase — MRIVFMGTPDFSVPVLDALIQDGHEIAAVYCQPPRPAGRGKKDRPTPVHARALELGLDVRHPISLKGTDEQAEFTALNADVAVVVAYGLILPKPVLDAPRLGCLNIHASLLPRWRGAAPIHRAIMAGDVQTGICIMQMEEGLDTGPVLMRQATDIEAEETTGQLHDRLSEMGAALIGEALAGITTLTPDPQPQEGVTYAAKIDKTESKLDWGWTAAEVDQHIRGLSPFPGAWVEHGGERLKLLASRRTQGCGAPGTLLDELLTVACGRGAVQILRLQRAGRGAQDAKTFLRGTPLIKGARL, encoded by the coding sequence ATGCGTATTGTTTTTATGGGAACGCCTGATTTTTCTGTGCCAGTGCTGGATGCGTTGATACAGGATGGTCACGAGATTGCGGCCGTCTATTGTCAGCCCCCGCGCCCTGCTGGTCGGGGTAAAAAAGACCGTCCAACACCGGTTCACGCCCGCGCGCTGGAGTTGGGTTTGGATGTGCGCCACCCGATCAGCCTGAAAGGCACCGATGAACAGGCCGAATTTACCGCGCTGAATGCTGATGTGGCGGTGGTCGTGGCCTATGGGTTAATCCTGCCGAAACCTGTTTTAGATGCACCCCGGCTGGGATGTTTGAATATTCACGCTTCGCTGTTGCCGCGTTGGCGTGGGGCCGCGCCAATTCACCGTGCTATTATGGCTGGGGATGTGCAGACGGGCATCTGCATCATGCAGATGGAAGAGGGGCTGGATACTGGGCCGGTACTGATGCGGCAGGCCACCGATATCGAAGCTGAGGAAACGACCGGTCAACTGCATGACCGCTTGTCCGAGATGGGCGCGGCGCTGATAGGTGAGGCATTGGCTGGGATCACGACGTTAACACCAGATCCACAACCCCAAGAGGGTGTCACGTATGCCGCCAAGATCGACAAGACCGAATCCAAGCTGGACTGGGGCTGGACAGCGGCAGAGGTAGATCAACATATTCGCGGGTTGTCGCCGTTTCCGGGGGCTTGGGTGGAACATGGCGGTGAGCGGCTTAAACTGCTGGCCTCACGCCGGACACAAGGCTGTGGCGCGCCGGGAACATTACTTGATGAGCTGCTGACCGTAGCCTGCGGCCGTGGTGCGGTCCAGATTTTGCGCTTGCAACGGGCGGGTCGGGGCGCGCAGGATGCGAAAACATTTTTGCGCGGGACGCCCTTGATCAAGGGCGCGCGACTGTAA